The proteins below are encoded in one region of Bifidobacterium dentium JCM 1195 = DSM 20436:
- a CDS encoding glycosyltransferase family 2 protein: MQEKKTLTFVVPAYNMETYLGRCVESLIAAKRNDDIEVLIIDDGSSDGTLAMAKSFEQRHPGVVRAIHQDNKGHGGAVNTGIAAASGMYVKVVDADDWVGAESLELVMATLREEAERTDPIDMLVTNYVYDKVGKIVKHVVNFRRAMKSDERLTWNDLGHFGLAEYILMHALTFRTAVVRASGMQLPEHTFYVDFIYAYQPFPWVKTIKYLDTPFYHYFIGRDGQSVQTDVMIRRVDQLRLVNQYMVRATPERGTVPEGLYRYMIHFLAIETSVASVFMILSRKPENYAKKKEMWADIKAYSPSMYADVRRKAMSRALNLRGSIGRFVIRNGYFVAEHVVGFN; this comes from the coding sequence ATGCAGGAGAAGAAGACGCTCACCTTCGTGGTGCCCGCGTACAACATGGAAACGTATCTGGGACGGTGCGTCGAGTCGCTGATTGCCGCGAAACGCAACGATGACATCGAAGTGCTGATCATCGACGACGGTTCGTCCGACGGTACGCTTGCCATGGCGAAGTCCTTCGAACAGCGGCATCCCGGCGTGGTGCGCGCGATCCATCAGGACAACAAGGGGCATGGCGGCGCGGTGAACACCGGCATCGCGGCGGCGAGCGGCATGTACGTGAAGGTCGTGGACGCGGACGATTGGGTGGGGGCCGAATCGCTTGAGCTCGTAATGGCCACACTACGCGAGGAGGCCGAGCGCACCGATCCGATCGACATGCTGGTGACCAACTACGTGTACGACAAGGTCGGCAAGATCGTGAAACACGTGGTGAACTTCCGTCGCGCCATGAAGTCCGACGAACGACTGACCTGGAACGATCTGGGCCATTTCGGATTGGCGGAATACATTCTCATGCATGCGCTGACCTTCCGCACCGCGGTGGTGCGCGCATCCGGCATGCAGCTGCCCGAGCACACCTTCTACGTGGATTTCATCTACGCTTACCAGCCATTCCCGTGGGTGAAGACGATCAAGTACCTGGACACGCCGTTCTACCACTATTTCATCGGCCGTGACGGCCAAAGCGTACAGACCGACGTGATGATCCGCCGCGTGGACCAGCTGCGCCTGGTGAACCAGTACATGGTGCGGGCGACCCCGGAACGCGGGACCGTGCCGGAAGGCCTGTACCGTTACATGATTCATTTCCTGGCGATTGAGACTTCCGTGGCGAGCGTGTTCATGATCCTGTCTCGCAAGCCGGAAAACTATGCGAAAAAGAAGGAGATGTGGGCGGACATCAAAGCCTACTCGCCTTCCATGTATGCGGATGTACGCAGAAAGGCCATGTCGCGCGCGCTGAATCTGCGCGGCTCAATCGGTCGGTTCGTGATTCGCAACGGCTATTTCGTGGCGGAACACGTCGTCGGATTCAACTGA
- a CDS encoding TetR/AcrR family transcriptional regulator — MASTSRMTSFQRREQLIEIGRSLFASKGFEAVSVEEIAATAKVSKPIVYEHFGGKEGLYAVVVDREMRALTDTLVNALSDQQAHPRQIVERAALALLTYVEENAKGFRVLTRDSPKTDPAGSFSSLLGDISIRVEDLLTESFKRQHLPAKGVPYYAQMLIGMTVYTCQYWADQRKLSKEQLAAHIVNLAWYGLSRMEAKPELRFEGDKAQREAEKRMEREERKAVKGPKSENPLPQSSPMATSSPEETEAD, encoded by the coding sequence ATGGCCAGTACATCCAGGATGACGTCATTCCAAAGACGTGAGCAGCTCATCGAAATCGGTCGGTCGCTGTTCGCGTCGAAGGGGTTCGAAGCGGTAAGCGTAGAGGAGATTGCCGCGACCGCGAAGGTATCGAAGCCCATCGTCTATGAACATTTCGGCGGCAAGGAAGGCCTGTACGCCGTAGTGGTGGACCGTGAGATGCGCGCACTCACCGACACACTCGTCAACGCGCTGTCCGACCAACAGGCGCACCCTCGTCAAATCGTGGAACGTGCCGCACTGGCCCTGCTCACCTATGTGGAGGAGAACGCCAAAGGATTTCGCGTGCTCACCCGAGATTCGCCGAAAACCGATCCGGCCGGATCGTTCAGCTCACTGCTCGGCGATATCAGCATTCGCGTGGAAGACCTGCTCACCGAATCGTTCAAACGCCAGCACCTACCCGCCAAGGGCGTGCCATATTATGCGCAGATGCTCATCGGCATGACCGTATACACCTGCCAGTATTGGGCCGACCAGCGCAAGCTCAGCAAGGAGCAGCTGGCCGCGCACATCGTGAATCTCGCCTGGTACGGCCTGAGCCGCATGGAAGCCAAGCCGGAGCTGCGTTTCGAAGGGGACAAGGCGCAACGGGAGGCGGAAAAACGCATGGAGAGAGAAGAAAGAAAAGCCGTAAAAGGGCCGAAATCCGAGAATCCCCTCCCCCAGTCATCCCCGATGGCGACTTCTTCGCCGGAAGAGACGGAAGCGGACTGA
- the ftsY gene encoding signal recognition particle-docking protein FtsY, whose protein sequence is MDTNVIIAIVAIVVIAALLLLGGWWFGKSRKKAVDKSVEDAKAKADKRLAQEVQKAETAQEAEEVQEVAAEVPPIASTEEAKAAPAVETPESTGSRIQRLKAKLAKSGNPFGKVLFNILAKDHLSESDWEDVEDTLLLADVGAEASEQLVEELRNDARISGQSDPSEVRKALKDKLLKLVGTDTDRRLNADKEGANKPSVIIMVGVNGTGKTTTAGKLARLFVADGKQVMMGAADTFRAAAADQLETWGAKVGVPVVRSDKDGADPASVAFEASEQAKETHADVLIIDTAGRLQNKANLMDELGKIRRVTEKNLPVDEVLLVLDATTGQNGMAQAKVFAEAIGITGVVLSKLDGSAKGGIVISVQKELGVPVKLVGLGEGPDDLAPFDPEGFVDGILA, encoded by the coding sequence ATGGATACCAATGTGATTATCGCGATTGTCGCCATTGTTGTGATTGCAGCGCTGTTGCTGCTTGGTGGTTGGTGGTTCGGCAAGTCGCGCAAGAAAGCCGTAGACAAGTCCGTTGAGGATGCCAAGGCCAAGGCTGATAAGCGTCTTGCCCAAGAAGTCCAGAAAGCTGAGACGGCCCAAGAAGCCGAGGAAGTCCAGGAAGTAGCGGCCGAAGTCCCTCCGATCGCCTCGACGGAAGAGGCGAAGGCCGCGCCGGCGGTGGAAACCCCGGAGTCCACGGGCTCGCGCATTCAGCGTCTCAAGGCCAAGCTGGCCAAGTCAGGCAATCCTTTTGGCAAGGTATTGTTCAACATCCTCGCCAAGGACCATCTTTCCGAGTCCGATTGGGAGGATGTCGAAGACACCCTGCTACTTGCTGACGTCGGCGCCGAGGCCAGCGAACAGTTGGTTGAGGAACTGCGTAACGATGCCCGCATCAGCGGTCAGTCCGATCCGTCCGAAGTGCGCAAAGCCTTGAAAGACAAACTGCTCAAGCTGGTCGGCACCGATACGGATCGTCGTCTCAACGCCGACAAGGAAGGTGCGAACAAGCCGAGCGTCATCATCATGGTCGGCGTGAACGGCACCGGTAAGACCACCACTGCGGGCAAGCTGGCTCGTCTGTTCGTGGCCGACGGCAAGCAGGTGATGATGGGCGCCGCCGATACGTTCCGTGCGGCGGCCGCCGATCAGCTCGAAACCTGGGGCGCGAAGGTGGGCGTACCGGTCGTGCGCTCCGACAAGGATGGTGCCGACCCGGCGTCCGTCGCATTTGAGGCCAGTGAACAAGCCAAGGAAACGCATGCCGACGTACTCATCATCGATACCGCCGGCCGCTTGCAGAACAAGGCGAATCTCATGGACGAGCTTGGCAAGATCCGCCGCGTCACCGAAAAGAACCTGCCGGTCGACGAAGTGTTGCTCGTACTCGACGCCACCACCGGCCAGAACGGCATGGCGCAGGCGAAGGTGTTCGCCGAAGCGATTGGCATTACCGGCGTGGTGCTGTCCAAGCTGGACGGTTCCGCCAAGGGCGGCATCGTGATTTCCGTACAGAAGGAGCTCGGCGTTCCGGTCAAGCTCGTCGGCTTGGGCGAAGGTCCGGATGATCTCGCTCCGTTCGATCCGGAAGGCTTCGTCGACGGCATCCTCGCCTGA